One stretch of Pseudomonas fragi DNA includes these proteins:
- a CDS encoding polyamine ABC transporter substrate-binding protein, translating into MIRMTLLPLMLAGTLCQAAETVKVYNWSDYIAPDTMKNFQRDTGIAFSYDLFDSNETLDGKLMTGSSGYDVVFPSNHFMARQIQGGALKKLDKSQLPNWKNLNPVLLKALEVNDPGNEHGFPYLWGSTGIGYNVAKVKAVLGEDAPVDSWDLIFKPENMQKLKSCGVAILDNGPEVLPAALNYLGLPHHSKNPADYKKAEELLLKVRPYISYFHSSKYTSDLANGNICVAVGFSGDILQAETRAKEAKNGVEIGYSIPKEGAAIWFDMVAMPADAPDEKAAYSFMNYLLRPDVMAGISNYVHYANGNEQADALVSPEIKADTKVYPTPAMMDKLFALEAMPLNIDRVRTRVWTNIKSGK; encoded by the coding sequence ATGATCCGTATGACCCTGTTGCCCCTGATGCTGGCCGGTACGCTGTGTCAGGCCGCCGAGACCGTGAAGGTCTATAACTGGTCGGACTACATTGCTCCCGACACGATGAAGAACTTCCAGCGTGATACCGGCATTGCCTTCAGCTATGACCTGTTCGACAGCAACGAGACGCTGGATGGCAAATTGATGACGGGTTCATCGGGTTATGACGTGGTATTTCCGTCCAACCACTTTATGGCGCGGCAAATTCAGGGCGGGGCACTGAAGAAACTCGACAAGAGCCAGTTGCCGAACTGGAAAAACCTCAACCCGGTGCTGCTCAAGGCACTGGAGGTCAACGATCCGGGCAACGAGCATGGGTTTCCTTACCTGTGGGGCAGCACCGGGATTGGTTACAACGTCGCCAAGGTCAAGGCCGTGCTGGGCGAAGATGCGCCGGTGGACTCCTGGGACCTGATCTTCAAGCCCGAAAACATGCAGAAGCTCAAGTCCTGCGGCGTGGCGATTCTGGACAATGGCCCGGAGGTCTTGCCTGCGGCGCTCAACTATCTGGGCTTGCCTCATCACAGCAAAAACCCGGCTGACTACAAGAAAGCTGAAGAGTTGCTGCTTAAGGTCCGACCTTATATCAGCTACTTTCACTCATCGAAGTACACCAGTGACCTGGCCAACGGCAATATATGCGTAGCGGTAGGTTTCTCAGGCGATATCTTGCAGGCCGAAACCCGGGCCAAAGAGGCCAAAAATGGCGTTGAGATCGGGTATTCGATCCCCAAGGAAGGTGCAGCGATCTGGTTTGACATGGTTGCCATGCCCGCCGATGCGCCGGATGAAAAAGCCGCTTACAGCTTTATGAACTATTTGCTGCGCCCGGACGTGATGGCCGGGATCAGCAACTATGTGCACTACGCCAATGGCAACGAACAGGCCGATGCCCTGGTCAGCCCTGAAATCAAGGCTGACACCAAGGTCTATCCAACCCCCGCCATGATGGACAAGCTGTTTGCCCTGGAGGCCATGCCGCTGAATATTGACCGGGTTCGCACGCGCGTCTGGACCAATATCAAAAGCGGCAAATAA
- a CDS encoding cupin domain-containing protein, whose protein sequence is MSITQFKNTANVTLQESFPVAVPLGTPVAVTSVTCVERNDGVETGIWECTPGRWRRQIMEQEFCHFIQGRCTFTPDNGETLTIEAGDALMLPANSTGIWDIQETVRKTYVLIL, encoded by the coding sequence ATGAGCATCACTCAGTTTAAAAACACCGCCAACGTCACCTTGCAGGAATCTTTCCCCGTCGCCGTGCCGCTGGGTACGCCGGTGGCCGTGACGTCGGTGACCTGCGTCGAGCGCAACGACGGTGTCGAAACCGGTATCTGGGAATGCACCCCGGGTCGTTGGCGCCGGCAGATCATGGAGCAGGAGTTCTGCCACTTCATTCAAGGCCGCTGCACCTTCACCCCGGATAACGGTGAAACCCTGACCATAGAAGCGGGCGATGCACTGATGTTGCCTGCAAACAGCACCGGCATCTGGGATATCCAGGAGACCGTGCGCAAGACTTATGTATTGATCCTTTGA
- a CDS encoding NAD(P)/FAD-dependent oxidoreductase yields MPAWRSISLWMDQLGEDLTPRPSLEHDLDVDVAIIGAGYTGLWTAYYLKRHAPELSIAIVEAQTAGFGASGRNGGWLMGNLLGEDRLLAGLPAAQRRQSFDLLHGIPDEVKNVIDREGIDCDYRKGGGLYCAARYPEQEASLRRYLANLYSEGLNESDYRWLSSAELAEQIRVAKPYGGIFTPHIATLHPAKLVRGLARAVERMGVQIFEQSPVTEWRAGFARTARAQVRSRWVVPAVEGYANTLAPLGRYQLPVQSLIVATEPLSQATWNEIGLCHGQAFSESSRQVTYGQRTADNRLVFGARGGYQFGGRLRENFDLSSDEIELRRYLFRELFPQLEDVEISHAWGGNLGMSRRFQPHMLCDHQQGIALAGGYGGEGVGASHLGGRTLADLILQRDTLEVRQPWVLTAGGLGALKAWEPEPCRWLGYNAIIRSFVYEDKTLANPHSPPWRRQFASRMAGFMEGFMH; encoded by the coding sequence ATGCCAGCATGGCGTTCAATCAGTTTATGGATGGACCAGCTCGGGGAGGACCTGACGCCTCGCCCGTCCCTTGAGCATGATCTGGATGTCGATGTGGCCATTATCGGCGCCGGTTACACAGGGCTCTGGACGGCCTATTACCTCAAGCGCCATGCGCCTGAACTGAGCATTGCCATTGTTGAAGCGCAAACGGCCGGTTTTGGTGCATCAGGGCGCAATGGCGGCTGGCTGATGGGCAACCTGCTGGGCGAAGACCGCTTGCTTGCAGGCCTGCCTGCAGCACAGCGGCGCCAATCCTTCGATTTGCTCCACGGCATTCCCGATGAGGTGAAAAACGTCATCGATCGTGAAGGCATCGACTGCGATTATCGCAAGGGCGGCGGGCTGTATTGCGCGGCACGCTACCCGGAGCAGGAAGCCAGCTTGCGCCGCTATCTGGCAAACCTGTATAGCGAAGGCTTGAATGAATCCGACTACCGCTGGTTGAGCTCCGCCGAACTGGCAGAGCAAATCCGCGTGGCAAAACCGTATGGCGGAATTTTCACCCCCCATATCGCCACCCTTCATCCTGCCAAATTGGTGCGTGGACTGGCCCGTGCCGTTGAGCGCATGGGGGTGCAAATCTTCGAACAAAGCCCGGTCACTGAATGGCGTGCAGGCTTTGCCCGCACCGCCAGGGCACAAGTGCGCAGCCGCTGGGTGGTGCCTGCCGTGGAAGGCTACGCCAACACCCTGGCGCCTTTGGGGCGCTATCAACTGCCGGTACAAAGTCTGATCGTGGCAACAGAGCCATTGTCTCAAGCCACTTGGAACGAGATTGGTCTGTGTCATGGCCAGGCCTTCAGTGAAAGCAGCCGGCAGGTCACCTACGGCCAGCGTACGGCAGACAACCGCCTGGTATTCGGTGCCCGGGGTGGCTATCAGTTCGGCGGGCGCCTGCGTGAGAATTTTGACCTCAGCAGTGACGAAATCGAACTGCGCCGCTATCTGTTCCGCGAACTGTTCCCGCAACTTGAAGACGTCGAGATCAGCCATGCCTGGGGCGGCAATCTGGGCATGTCGCGACGGTTTCAGCCGCACATGCTCTGTGATCACCAGCAGGGCATAGCCCTGGCAGGGGGTTACGGCGGTGAGGGGGTAGGCGCCAGTCATTTGGGCGGGCGCACCCTGGCCGACCTGATTTTGCAGCGCGACACCCTTGAGGTCAGGCAGCCGTGGGTATTGACCGCGGGCGGGCTTGGCGCACTCAAGGCCTGGGAACCCGAGCCGTGCCGCTGGCTGGGCTACAACGCGATCATTCGCAGCTTTGTGTACGAAGACAAAACCCTGGCCAATCCACACAGCCCGCCCTGGCGTCGGCAGTTTGCCAGCCGCATGGCCGGGTTTATGGAAGGCTTCATGCATTAA
- a CDS encoding helix-turn-helix domain-containing protein yields the protein MPAPDDGPENTRATGETVLRYHLCWKHRDLDGVMALYHPDVTYNDFFQNRVMLLDELREYVQSSMPRAPDEALEHSDRIRLDGNTAFIQYRMTLRGSQGLVSFRASEAITVRDGLIWQVNEYASLVHETAASPARQGSLRPAVSRLGLSARQLSFMAQDLQTYFERQQPFLDPELDLQQVARACGYTRNQMSYLLNQVLGQSFYRYVNQARLRHVLAAMDAAATPAKVDEMAFAAGFNSISAFYSCFRQHTGQSPKAYAKQISLRARTQDAP from the coding sequence ATGCCAGCCCCAGACGACGGCCCCGAAAATACCCGCGCCACTGGCGAAACCGTGCTGCGTTACCACCTGTGCTGGAAGCATCGGGATCTGGACGGGGTCATGGCGCTGTATCACCCCGATGTGACCTACAACGACTTCTTCCAGAATCGGGTCATGCTGCTCGATGAACTGCGCGAATATGTGCAGTCGTCCATGCCCAGGGCGCCGGACGAGGCCCTTGAGCATAGCGACCGTATCCGGCTGGATGGCAACACCGCGTTTATTCAATACCGCATGACTTTGCGTGGCAGCCAGGGCCTGGTGTCATTTCGCGCCAGTGAGGCGATTACCGTGCGCGACGGGCTGATCTGGCAGGTCAATGAGTACGCCTCGCTGGTTCACGAAACGGCGGCCAGCCCGGCCCGGCAGGGCTCGTTGCGCCCGGCGGTGAGCCGCTTGGGGCTGTCGGCACGGCAACTGAGCTTTATGGCGCAAGACCTGCAAACCTACTTTGAACGCCAGCAACCCTTCCTTGACCCCGAACTTGACCTGCAGCAAGTCGCCAGGGCCTGCGGTTACACGCGCAACCAGATGTCGTACCTGCTTAATCAGGTGCTCGGGCAAAGCTTTTACCGCTATGTGAATCAGGCGCGCCTGCGTCATGTGCTGGCGGCGATGGACGCAGCTGCAACTCCGGCCAAGGTGGATGAAATGGCCTTTGCGGCAGGCTTCAATTCGATTTCGGCGTTTTACAGCTGTTTTCGCCAGCACACCGGGCAATCGCCCAAGGCTTACGCCAAACAAATTTCTTTGCGGGCACGCACGCAAGACGCGCCCTGA